The Nicotiana sylvestris chromosome 6, ASM39365v2, whole genome shotgun sequence genomic sequence GCGGAAATTGTTGTCTTTTGTTAGGGAAGGCCTGAATTAGTTCTGTACATTCATTATTTTCACTATTAAAAGCTTCTATGTCTGTTTTCTACCAAATTATTGGCGTTTGCTTAAATTTTTTGAGAAAGTGTTTCaaccataaaaaaaaaaaacttttttgcAAAAACTATTATTCAGTGAAAAGGTTTTTgcagccaaaaaaaaaaaaaaaaaagagccaaaCCAAGGTATTCAGATTTTGAAACAAAGGCATATCCGATAGAGATATATCCTTTTGAGTTTCCTTATTTGTTGCTTATATCAACGAAAAAAGGCTTTCCTTATATTGTTGATCGTTGGTTGCAGGAATGTCACTGAACTTGATGTATCACTTCCTGGTTCTATATTTCAGGAGAAGGAATATGTAGAAACAGAATGCCGTCGGAAGAGGTATTTATTAAACTTATCTGACTGCAGTATTTCTTGTTTCTTTCTATTTACCTTCTTTTGTTCTTGAGATGGTCAAGCTTTGGTGTGATGATCTTGAGGGAGTAACTTCAGAGTAAAATAGTAAAGTTGATGTAATGTATTGATAGTCATGTACGATAGTGTGGTCTAATTTGATAGAATTTCTCCGTATTTTACCCTGAATATTACTCCTTATATATGAGCACTGCATGTAAAGGAACTTTATCTCTTGTTTATGCTTAGTATTTCTTCTCCACAAAGTGGATGTTAGTTGACCTGCAAAAGATTTTAACATAAATGTGTAAATGAGACAGGGTTCACTTGGCTAAGACTTCTATAATCTATCGCTATTTTACTTAGTGACGTTGACAAAGGCAATCATCTTATCATAATCATTTACATTATCTGCATTATTTGGTTCTTAAACAGGGCTCGTAACAATTCATGCAGCAAAAGGAGAGTAAAGCTTGCCGATAGAGACTAAGAAGAGAAAAATTGAATGACAGGTACCGCCATGCTTAGATGATTATTATTTTAACGTTTCTTCAAAGATGGTTTCTTTTATAGATTGCCTCTGCACATTGATACCACACATTATAAAGCAGGAATATAGTCTATTGACAAATTTTGGGTAGATAATTACTTTTAGGGGGTTTGCCAATCTTGATGCCTCACACCCTCTTTTACATGTGGCTGACGGAGTGCAAAAGAAACCATTTCTTTTTTTAATAGGTTATACCTGTGGATGTGAAATGTATAGGGAACTTCTCTTGGCATATCAATTACTTGCTGATTAGTTTCAGAGTGTGTTATTTTTATTAGTTTTAGAATGAGTTTCAACTCAAGTGAACCATTTTAGCGTTTAATTAGATTTATTTGAATCTCGACTATGCTTCATGTAGGTTCTCAGAGCTATGCTCCGTGCTGGAACCTGGGAGACCTGTGAAAACAGACAAAATTGACATACTTGACGACGCCATTCGAATGCTAAACCAACTGAAGACTGAATCTGAGGAATACCAAGAGATGAACCAAAAGCTTTTGGAAGAGATCAGACCTCTAAAGGTTAGATATGATGTTTTCTATGTTAGTGATGCTAAGATGTTAAAACTAGGTTAATTTAGCTGGTATAGTTTGCCACTTATATTCTTGCTAGTAACTCTGGACACCCCTAATCTATCTTATAAGAACTAGAAATGCATCCTTAACACTTAAATTCTTATCTGCGGTAGATAGTGCATTGTACGCATATCTTTATTTCGCTCATGAACAGGCAGAGAAGAATGAACTCCGGGAAGAGAAACTCTCGCTGAAGGCAGACAAGGGGAGGATGGAGCAGCAGTTGAAAGCTTTAATTGCTTCCCCGCCGAGTTTTATCCCAACCCATACAACAGGATATCAGATGGCGCAAAATAAAAGGGCAGTTTTCGCTAGTTATGGCTTTGTGCCAATGTGGCAGTATCTACCTCCAGCTTCCCAGGATACATCTCAAGATCATGAATTCATGCCTCCTGTTGCTTAATCTTTGGCATTTTCCCTTTCATTCTTTAAGTATGGGCAGCTTGCTAATCTTTTTTCACCTTCTTACTCCTTGTTCTATTTTCACCattatcttgattttttttttttttgagcacAAGTACATGTATGATCAAATGGTCAAACTAGATTAACATTGGCTTTTACCTTTGCCTTTACTCAACATTGGATTTTTTGTGAGCACAATTTGATCTTTGGTTTTTGTTGCTCATATTATCTTGCATGGAAGTTTTAACTGTAGAATAAAAATCAAAGTCATTGCAGATCCATTTCTATAGCTAAGTCCAGCAGAACTGTTACATTTAACTGATTGTAGGATCTGACAGTTACAGACTAACAAATCGTTTCTGCCTTGTTCAGATCCTAAAATCTGACAAAGCAGATTTGCCTCCAATCCCTGTTGCATAATAGTAGTTTCCCTATACCTCGCAGGATTATCTTCTGATAACAACTCCTTAATTGGTCCATAAACTCTCGATGATAATGAGTGACCGGTGGTGAAAAAACAGGCCACTGATACTCTTGGACCAACACGACTTGCCAGAACTCTGTGTGCAATGCTCGTGAACTTGTCATTTGATATAAGCTAGAAATTTTCCAATTTAGCACATATCATGTTCTATTCAAATATATGCAATTCATGAATACGAATAGAATAGTTCATCATAGGGTAGTTACCTGTAAAAGATCACCAACATTTACTACTAGAGCACCAGAAACAGGAGGAACATCAAACCCAGCAATTGTCATGAAGAACCTGAAGGCCTCCAATGTGATCCTGTAGCAGTACTGTAAGGAAGTCACTGTCTTCATGCTCGCTAGTTCCAAGATATACTCCAAATGATAATACTACTGTTATTTTAGGACGTGGAAATTGTTACTCCAAATGATATACTACTGTTATTTTAGGACGtggaaagggaaaaggaaaataccTATGCATATTAGGGTTTTCTAACATAATTTATCGGTTAACAATGTATAAGTTAAACATAAATCTAAGAAAATCTCAAATATTAGTTTCTAAAACTTGCAAATAATTTTTATCTTAAAAAAACGAATGAATATTACATTAAAATgaacttaaaaatattttattcatATGCAACTTCTTAAACTGGGTCAAACTAGGTGAAGAAGAGGTGTTCAGTAGGTGCAAATCCAAACTAAGCAGAAAGATAAACATTCAATCTCCATCAGCGAGATACTTTAAAAAACCACAGTTGCAATGTTGCATACATACTGAGATATTCAGAACGCGGAATGGACGTAAGAAGCATAATTTTAGGAATAACAAGGCCACAAAGTGTAGAATACAAAACTCAATCATATGGCTTTACTCCAGCAGAACTGTTACATATAACTGATTTTAGGATCTAACTAACGGTTACTGACTAACAAATGAGTTCAGATCCTAAAGCCTAGCAGCGCAGATTTGCCTCCAAGCCCTGTTGCATTATAGTGAACTGAGAAATCCTTCACTGTAGTTTCCCTATACCTCGCGGGATTATCTTCTGATAACAACTCCTTAATTGGTCCATAAACTCTTGATGATAATGAGTGACCAGTGGTAAAGAAACAGGCTACTGATACTCTTGGACCAACCCGACTTGCTAGTACTCTGTGTGCAATGCTCTTGAACTTGTCATTTGATATGAGCTGGAAAATTTTCCATCAAAATGAAGTTAGCACAACATAATATATGTCAATTCATCAATCATTTCTTATAACCCTactacaaatagaataaaaggCAGTTAGTTGTACTAAGCTCTTGTTATGCGCGGGGTTCAGgtaagggccggaccacaagggtatattgtacgcagccttaccctgcatttctgaaCTTTTACCAGTTACATCAAGGCTCCCCTTCATAAATAGAGTAAACTCATATATAAAAACGCTTACCTGTAAAAGTTCACCAAAATTTACTACTAGAGCTCCAGAGAGAGGATGAACATCAACCCAGTAATTGTCATGAAGAACCTGAAGGCCTCCACTATTATCTTGTAGCAGTACTGTGAAGAAGTCACTATCTGAATGCTTGCTAGTTCCAAGTGTTAGTTCTGGCTCAGGGCATGCTGGGTAATAATGGTACAAAACAGCAAGCCCTTCTGAACACCCAATGTCATTCAGATAGCTCGGTTTGAGGCCAAGCGCCTCTGAGAGTAATTCGAATAAAGAACAACCTAGCTTCTTTATGTGCTCCGAGTACTCAATCAGAATATCTCTGCAGGAAAAATAATGTAAGAGTACATCAAAAATTTCTTAGATATCTAAAATGCTAAATTGACAATCTCCTATACAATTTGCCGTCATAACTTTCTGTTCTACGGCATTTTCATCGTATCTTTTTTACTCTTGCTTTTCTTGAGTCGAgggaccccacttgtgggatcacACCAGGTATGTTATTGCTGATAATTAATCTCCTATAGCCTCGAGGGCAGATTTCAGTATAGAGTATTATCATGATTCCTGTATACTTGGGACTATTACGCGTTACTCTATCTCAATAGAGGTTCCAATTTTTCTGATAGAAGTATGAGAACAGAAACATATATAACAAATGATATGAGAAAAAAGGTACAAGATTTTTTGACTCAGGCAATTCATCCAGTAAAAACCTGCAAGCCTCAGGCAATTCATCAGCAGTAGGAGGGTCTGGAGCCATACTGCAGTAAGTAGTATCCCTCCAATTAGCTGATGCAGCTCCAAACAAATCAAAATTGCTATTATACACCACTCTTTTCGACGTATCGCGCGTATACCATCGTTTCTTCACCTCAGTATCTTGCTCATAAAACCTCCTAACACCATTCAACATTTCTTGTAAAACACTTTCTGGAATTCCATGATTGACCACTTGAAAGAAACCCCACACTTCACGGATTTTTTCAACTATCGCGCTACGTTTAATTGGATCTTTACTGATGCCATCTAAGTCTATAACTGGAATATTGATTTGGGATTTTTCAGGATCATTAGATGCCACAGTATATGCATCTTCTGGTGTATAGAAAATTCTTGGAACCTTTTCAACTCCTGCATCTACTAGTCCTTTAACGCCAGCTTTTGTACTATCAAAAGCTATTAATTCACTTGTCCTATCATAGATATGTTCACCTGTGACAACCATTTTCTTCTTCTGCTAGAGAAATCAAAGCTCAAATAGGAGAGATAGGAAGTACTACTACTAAATGAGGAGATTTTATCGAGTAAAGTCAAAAGTATGGGACCAATATCCAAAATTGCAAACCTCTAATATCGCAAATAGTCCACCTATAATTTTAGGTGGATTTGATGTTGATTTTTAATTATTCATTTAGACATTACGTTAAAAGATCTTTAGCGGTTAATTTATCAtaataaaaactattttaaattttatagttAAATGGGAAATTGTTATACTCCAAATGGTACACTACTGTATTATTTTAGGAGGTTGACACGGAAAACGTAAATTCCTATACATACCAGGGTTCTTTCACCTGAGGtgcaagacgtgttttaaacatAATTTTAAGCGTATAACAATATTTAAGTCAAACAAAAATCTAAGAAAATCTCAAATATTAGtatataaaaattcaaaattgattattttaaaataatgaaTGTTAAATCATAAAGCATAAAATCAAATGTTAAaccataaaaataaattaaatgaaCTTTAAAATATTTTACTCATATGTAACTTCTTAAATCAAATTCATTagttttaattaaataaatattggATGCTGAGTAATTCTTTTTAACAGAAatagtattattattatataaaaaaactcATTCGAGACTTGGTCTAGGTGACGTCTTGGGAaggaaaaaaatatcaaaaaagacAAATAAGAATCAAATCCAAAAAAtcaaaagcaaagaaaatttgAACTCATCGCATGGAGAGGGAAGTAAAAGTTGACATCATTAATGAATAATCTTATGATCCTTATCTGAGAAGTCTTTTTCACTTACCAACTATATTATATAGATGTATTATATTTCCAAATTCTTAGAATTCGGTATTTGATGCAGAATTCTGAAGTTCAATCTTGGCAACTGATGTATCCTATTGGCGGATGCTATGAACGGGGCGGCTCAACAATACTGATGGCCTAAAGCCAAACCTCGCCTTAAATTGATTAAACAAaatttaatatattatttttactttattttttgtgATGATATCGATCATCTTGTACGTATTTTGATCATTCATTCATTTACCTGCTAGTTTTCACCATAGTAGATATTTAATAATTCTATTCATTAAGActtagataatatttttataagAAACATATATTAACGGTTAAGGTAATATTTCTATAAATTCTCATAATCTAATAACCACAATTTTCTACCACTAAATAGATGTCAGTATAATTTCTTGAAAACGGTTCAAATCTACCGAAGTGACAAATGTCTTAATCCACTCTTTATAAAAAATAATCAACTATAAAAGATATTACAAGAGCATTCGTTCTTTAATTATCAAAGTCGTCATCAAATTGTTTATTGTCATATATTGCATAGTCCTTATAAAACTGAGTTGTTTATTGAATAACCTCTATCACATTCCAAACAAAAAAGTATAAAATCTACATCTTTTATTAGTAATTTTATAgtattgtatacggtaaaatcaagCTCATGGTACACCCTGACTTCCGATAAAATAAATGGAGCTAGAGACATGATGCCAAGGAATCGGAATAGAGGCAAGGGTCTCATCGAGTCAGAGTCCGGGGGCGTGATGCCCACCCTCGAGAATATCGGGGCCATGATCCGGGATCGGTTTAAATCCCAAAAGACTTTGGAGAACGTTGTCGAGCAACCAAGCGCGACGAACAGAAGGTCGTGATATCCGTAACCGGTAGGATATCACGGCATGAATCTCGGCACGCATCGATAGAGAACCGGTGATTGGTTAACGGaagatttttttaccttttatataattgtacttagggtaaaacTCCCTTACTATATAAAAGGGAGTCTAATTATTCATTGAGGACATGGTAACACATGCATACCAAGGCAATATACTATTATTTTCTTTGTTCTTATTAGTGTTCATCAGTGTTGGTCATTGTGAGTCCAGAACGGGGGTGGATATTTTATTAAGGCTAGAATCCTCCTCCTCATGTGGTTTGAATTTACTATatctttatttatttaatctaaCGCATTTACCGTTTGTATCGAGTTAATCTGCgccttaaaaccacttacaaattcaattgttattagTTTTTTAAGATACACAGTTTGGCGCTCACTGtgaggctaaggataatagtggcaaTTTGATACAAATTTTCATAACGCACCTTATTTTACACTTGTTTTTTAAAGtgtctttattttcaggtcaaagTTCAAAATGTCGAACTCCCAATCTGCCCATCTAAACGTAGATGCTGAGTCCGGTTACCATGGTGAGAACAATAATATAGCACCAGGTAACGAGGTACCCCCTGTCGATCCTAACAGAGTTCTAGCCGCGAACCCGATCGACGCTAACTCACATGTAGCCATCAATGCAAATTTGCCTACCGATCCTGAGAACAACGTCCGCGGGGGAGTCCGATCAGTAGCCCAAAATATGCACGACGGTGAAGATGATGGGATCAACTTGTGGGTGATATTTGAAATGCTATAGGCTCAACAAGCAGCGATATAGCCCGACTGCATAACCAAATCCGCTCCCCCAACAGAATTAAGCCCGAGCCGTCCTGAGAAATCACTTGCAGAAATGAATCGGTCACGGAGAGTCCAAGTGAAGCTGAATGCGGGACTAACCCCGAGATCATAAAGATGCTTGAGCTGACAACACATGTAGAAgcgggagaaaagaaaatcgaagtcaatgacaaaaaggtggaaaccTACAATTCTATGGTCGACCAAATCCCAGGAGCACCACCGATATTGAAGGGTCTGGATTCCAAGAAGTTTGTTCAAAACCCTTTCCTCCAAGCGCATCTCCGAAGCCAATCCCAAAGAAGTTCCGCATGCCCGAGATTCTTAAGTACAACAGAACAACTGACCTAAATGAGCATGTGACCTCATACACGTGCTCCATCAAGGGGAACGACTTGGAGGATGATAAGATCGAGTTCGTCCTGCTGAAAAAGTTCAGGGAAACTCTGTCAgagggagctatgatatggtatcacaacttaccccctaattctattgattcgtttgtTATGTTTGCAGACTCCTTTGTGAAAGCACACGCCGGGACTATTAAGGTTGAGACCAGGAAGTTAGACCTTTTCAAAGTGATACAGAGAGATAATGAGATGATTAGGGAATTCGTGTCCCAGTTTTAAATGGAACAGATGGACCTGCCTCCGACCACGGACAATTGGGCCGttcaggccttcacccaaggactCAATACTCGAAGCTCATTGGCTTCACAGTAGTTGAAGCAAACTCTAATAGAATATCTGACTATAACTTGGGCCGACATACATAACCGGTAtcaatcaaaaattagggtcgaaGATGATCAGCTTGGAGACCCTTCCAAGTCCGTTTATCCCGTCATAGCTATCGACATAGCCAAGAGAGACATATATCGTGAACCAAGGTCAAATAGGGATTGGTATCAACCATACAATGGAGATTGAAAAGGTAATGGGTCTGGGTGAAACCCTATGAGAAGTTAAAGGAGAAGCGATCGAGGTCAAAATAgccggggactcatgagtaaaaGTGGTTTCAATAGGCACATCGGGCCTAAGGAAGTGCCAAAGTTATCGGAGTACAACTTCTCGTCGATGCTACTGCCATCGTATATGCCATCAGACGCATCAAAGACACCAAGTGGCCTCGACCTCTATAGTTCGATCCAGCCTAAAGGGACCTCAACCTaatgtgtaaatatcatggcactcacCGCCACAAAACGGAAGATTGCCGACAATTGAGAGAGTAAGTAGCCCGTTATTCAACAACGGTCCACCAAGAATTCCTGAGCGATCGAGCCAAATATCAATTCAGGAATAGGGACTCTATTAGGCAGATCGAGCAGGAGAAACCTCAGCACGTCATTAACATGATCATCGGTGGGTTCGACATCCCCTAGAGGCCGATGTTAAATCacaccaaagtatccatcacaagggagAAATAGACTTAAGATTACGTGCTAGAAGGAACCTTATCTTTCAATAACGAGGACGCTAAAGGCATGATGGCCAtaatagggagaggaatgacaagcatccAAGATACTCAactgctcttcctccgggacacaccttcgaatcacaccatccgtgcaaatcttgaacaagtacggctcatcccaatagaaatccaaactatcccgcttgaccttcttcctttggttagaagagagctcacacgggattatacctgtcacaaggaaattagcaacatcctcaaaccatggcatatcattcattgataccgaaaggagttgttcatcgggaaatgaatcattgatctctaggccatcacgaggcctcccctcctcctccaaacgagacaagtggtccgccacttggttttcactacccttccggtccacaatctcaaaatcaaactcttgaagtaacaaaacccatcgcatcagtctagatttggaatccttcttcgtcatcaagtatcggagtgcgacatgatcggtatgaataataaccttagcgcCCATGTGCTTATCTAAAGCTGAGTTGTGTAATtgctccaaattgcacttctcaacatttttggttttgatttacttctaattatataaaactacaatgctcaattaaactaaaataagctaaagttaaactattgcgagttgttcaaatggttaaaaggcactagggtagtgacattCGCATAGgaggtcaattgacggatacttgagtctaaggcatgattgtcacatttggggagtatgatataaccattgcatgattttactcactctacacctctcggtagttcgagtgattttgcccgaattgactttttcaagaccaattgggtatgcaaatttgcataagcaatcaaggttcaagtcaggtattactatctcaaggtttaaccctttaattggggctatcaatctcttgagcacgcctcaattccttgttggaccaatttcagagacttagactgtctttctcaagaagagccaaagtcaactaaacacaaactagtgtttgcaaccactaattcaacaattaaacatgaaattagttcaaatatcaaacacccatagccaatcaagccctaaaacacaaaacccatcaattacccatactagggtcaagccacaaccctagcttatgagtctagctactcataattgaagaagaaaacaaagaaatagatgaagaaaaactcatattaattaattgctaaattaaactagaagattcaatgttggaatgaagctaaaattactcaaaacaactAAAAATATCGAAGTCATGAGCACAACCTTCAGTACAAACtgtctgatgacctaaaaatgggaaaataagctatttatactaagctgaaaaatctggacaaaaatacccctgcggggttagtgcagaccgcacaaaatcacgtgcagCCGCACTAGGGCTCTGGACTTGAATAAGtgactctctgaacttgggcaatgcggaccgcacagaatcgagtgcggccgcggtggcctctagtgtggtccgcatgaaatggagcgcggaccgcattagGCTTCAAACTTGGAACTGACAACTCTCTAAACCTTCTCTctgtggaccgcactaaatcgcgTGTGGCCGCATTgatcccagtgcggaccgcacaaaacctcgTGCGTCCTCATTATTTTTTTTGCCTGAATAGCaccctctctgaacctcacttgtgcggactgcacagaatggtatgcggccgcactggccctattttgcctgagcttgtcttgtcttggtacttgcgcaagtttcactcctttttgagctgatctttgacatcttgtcaccttattgatcaaacctgcaatcaagcacaacttgtgagccttttgggactatttgtacacatttctagtcaaaacttaagcatgaaggagtataaaatgtatcaaaatccctagttatcaactcccccaaacttaagctttgcttgtcctcgagcaaataaaataagacccaccccttaaaagaaaatccaagaaaattcagttgtcctaaagtgacctcatctagcatcaattgggactaacaatttccctcaatacaaatgaatcattaacaacatttactcttttaaacaccatggattaagtgcgatacaagagcatcaagagttgactcaacacatcaaagaactctttctattactttggtcagtgtggaacccaaactcacacatccacagctctccctaagcaaacctcacctttagaatagtagcactcagaacgaagttaaatggaaaatcactcatctctctcaaggaaaagttataagtccggctctaagtaccatatgcttaccccttatgtgagtcaccactaatgtaagtttcattcaactagagatcatatagggcttttgtggagacatagtgaaggcttttggttccgGGTAggcaatgtttggtctaagtaggttccatcttcccttaagcacttcttttgtttcatttcggCACACcttcacttgactctttgagtcatttcacttctttctaaggggttagagagacacactgtcactctttattatacatttcaaatatttttttcctttctcaacttttcacaccattcattctttgcttttcttgaatcccttttattcatttctacattgaacattctttttgtctttttgcttttatttcttttttattgcctttccttttcttcattttgtacctttttaccactttgttgcaatcctcgtctctcccccaaacttatactctTGCcatatgctaaggaaagatcgggtgccaagagagggtatcttttagaacgggtaaaggcttgtattatggtttttgaagaaaaaagaatctaaggctcaaaagggttgactagagattttatcattggtaggctattgaagtgttcaagctatcatttggatcaaggagagcctataatcaggTCTCAAGTCAAAATTTACTTAGGATTTctcctcaacaaacattcagggcaagttctagaccaatggcttgggacttggactagcaatgcaatttctcaccacacaagctatgggatcgctaaagacacagatttgggggcccacaacgaccttagataagatttgagcacacaatggtcccgaaaaattaCTTGATAATTATCGGtaaacacaagagtctcaaggtcacgactttcaccatcctaaacacaacaatttatttttaaccatgagatcaaaggcaaatatgttaggcccaagtgaagctttgcttgaggcacccttaccactaactactaaaagcaaaaagaaaaacggacttaaacccttaagaaggttgtcacgccatccatcattgggaagagccacccggttcacacaaactccacctttggaaagaaccgtggcattaagaaaatcaaaggcttattgcaaacgttcaaaacaagaagttacgaacataaataagaagctacagaaaagaaaaatgcggaaagtaaaatgaatatttacaagaggggatttaatcg encodes the following:
- the LOC104232542 gene encoding 1-aminocyclopropane-1-carboxylate oxidase homolog 1-like yields the protein MVVTGEHIYDRTSELIAFDSTKAGVKGLVDAGVEKVPRIFYTPEDAYTVASNDPEKSQINIPVIDLDGISKDPIKRSAIVEKIREVWGFFQVVNHGIPESVLQEMLNGVRRFYEQDTEVKKRWYTRDTSKRVVYNSNFDLFGAASANWRDTTYCSMAPDPPTADELPEACRDILIEYSEHIKKLGCSLFELLSEALGLKPSYLNDIGCSEGLAVLYHYYPACPEPELTLGTSKHSDSDFFTVLLQDNSGGLQVLHDNYWVDVHPLSGALVVNFGELLQLISNDKFKSIAHRVLASRVGPRVSVACFFTTGHSLSSRVYGPIKELLSEDNPARYRETTVKDFSVHYNATGLGGKSALLGFRI
- the LOC104232549 gene encoding LOW QUALITY PROTEIN: transcription factor bHLH104-like (The sequence of the model RefSeq protein was modified relative to this genomic sequence to represent the inferred CDS: inserted 1 base in 1 codon; substituted 1 base at 1 genomic stop codon) yields the protein MDQLDPFRDDNWDLIDINSFLDEPPFDFYWNDHTLNQRNVTELDVSLPGSIFQEKEYVETECRRKRARNNSCSKXESKACRXRLRREKLNDRFSELCSVLEPGRPVKTDKIDILDDAIRMLNQLKTESEEYQEMNQKLLEEIRPLKAEKNELREEKLSLKADKGRMEQQLKALIASPPSFIPTHTTGYQMAQNKRAVFASYGFVPMWQYLPPASQDTSQDHEFMPPVA